GCTATGACAGCCGTTCAGAAAGCGAATTCAGGCGTGGGTATGAGGATGGATACAATAAAGTACCCAAAGGTCAGGGCAAGAAACGTGATGAGCGAAAAAAGTGAGCAACCAGGGTGAACCCAGGGCCATAAGCGCCAGGATAAGGAAAGGTGAGTTGGTGTGTAACAAGGAAATGGGAAGACAAGGAGACAGGGAGACAAGGAGATCATCCCACCGAGGTTGGGAGTGGGGGAAGGGTTTTTTCTCCTTGTCCCCTTGTCCAGATCGGACTCTGTTCCCTTATCCTGCGCTTATGTCCCAGAGGCTGAGAGCTGAGAACCAATTCAACCTGTCTCTTTCCAGTTCTGAGCCCCTGGCCCTTGATATGAACAAATTACTGACATCCACCACTGGCCATGGCGGCGGCTCCAGCGGCTGCAATTTCTTCAAAGCTTAAATCCTGAACATGGGTGGCAATTGCCCAGTGGTGACCAAATGGGTCAGAGACAATGCCATAGCGATCTCCCCAAAACATATCCGCCAGCGGCATGACCACCTTGGCGCCCGCCTCCACGGCCTGGTTGTAGGTTTCGTCTGCTTTTTCAACATATAAATGCATGGTGACCGACGTTCCACCTCGGGACACAGGTGAGAGACTCCCCATCTCTGGGAACTCATCACATAACATCAATGGTGAGTTCCCAATTCGTAATTCAGCGTGCATGATTTTTTCACCATCCGGTCCGGGCATGCAGCCCAGGACTTCAGCATTAAATGCCTTTTGGTAAAATTCGATGGCCTGCTTTGCATTTTGGACAACGATGTGGGGGGTAATTGAGTGGAAACCCTCAGGGATTGGTTTGACTTGAGTTGACATTTGATTCTCCTTATTTACGGATCAAAAAAAATTGTTTGGGAGCCTGGATTTTTTGTTTTACGAATTGGAAAATTCGTGGCAATATGGGGTCGTTAGATAACGCGGTAATTATTACTCGGTGATGAAAAATATGTCAATACCAAAAACTGATCTTCCGCTTGGTCGTAAAATTTACGAAATTCGTCTGGCCCAACACCTCACCCAAACCCAACTTGCCAAAAAAGCCCGGTTAACTCAGGGAATGATCGCTCAAATCGAAAATGGGAAACGGTCTGTTTCAGATCGGACACTGATCGTTTTGGCCCAATCGCTTGGGGACGATTTTGGGGAGGACTGGTTAACCCCGTTTGTTTCGGCTTCTTCTTCAGTGGTCAACGTTGAAGGCGCCATTGCCGCCGGAAAACCAATTGAACCGATTACCCAACACCTGGAATTGTCAATTCCAACTTCAATGCTGCGACGGGGACGCGAACATTTTGCCTTGCGTG
This genomic window from Acidobacteriota bacterium contains:
- a CDS encoding VOC family protein, with translation MSTQVKPIPEGFHSITPHIVVQNAKQAIEFYQKAFNAEVLGCMPGPDGEKIMHAELRIGNSPLMLCDEFPEMGSLSPVSRGGTSVTMHLYVEKADETYNQAVEAGAKVVMPLADMFWGDRYGIVSDPFGHHWAIATHVQDLSFEEIAAAGAAAMASGGCQ
- the lexA gene encoding repressor LexA, which gives rise to MSIPKTDLPLGRKIYEIRLAQHLTQTQLAKKARLTQGMIAQIENGKRSVSDRTLIVLAQSLGDDFGEDWLTPFVSASSSVVNVEGAIAAGKPIEPITQHLELSIPTSMLRRGREHFALRVTGDSMIDEHICDGDVVIAVRTPTAENGQVVVALVDGNATLKKFYKQKNAIVLQPANPNHPPMVFDKKTNVEVQGVVVGIVRNL